AAGCATTCTAGTAAAATAACTAAAATCACCTTCATTACTTAGCGTTGCAGAGGTAAACACCACAGGTAGTCCCTTTTGAAACAAATGTATATCTAGCATTTTACTTAAGTTTCTTGGAACCACCCAAAAGCTGCCATCCAGTCGGTCTATCCAACTGATGACATCCCTACTTTTATTCCTACAAAATTTCCCCAATGCCATTATTGCCTTTTCTATTTGAATTTCAAATGTCTGTAACAAACTTCCGGGTAGAGATTCTAGGTATAGCTCTTGTTCTATCTGTATCTCAAGAAGCAGCCGATCTAAAGCCTTATGGAGGACATCCGCTAATTCAAATAGAACATTATCTACTTGAAGTGCTAAGCGGTTGGAATATTCATCTGTAATCACACAACGATTAAGCCTTATAAAGAAGTCAGAAGAAGCTTGTTCCAAGGCAACCACAATTGAAATGAGAGATTCTCTAGCTCCTTGGATTTGCTCTAGGGTGAGGATCATGTTGTCTATACTTTCTTTAACAACTTGTTGTCCTGCCTGCATGGCTGCTGGAAGTATCACCTTGTGTCCCTCATCGAAAATGACTGCCGAATAACTAGGAAGAATAGGTAACTTACCATCATCAATGCGTTCATCCCGTGTCCATAGATCATGAAAAAAGATTTCATGATCAGCAATAATTAAGTCCTTGGCAGGCCGATAATGTTCCCTTGCTTTAACTAGTTTACAAAACCCACGACTAGAACATATATCACAGGACATAGATTCATTCCATCCAATCTGCTTCCATACAGGATCCGGTATCAGCGGCATTTCTGAACGTTCCCCCCGATTCGTTTCCTTTAACCATTGATGAATCTCATCAGACATTGTATTTGATTGATCTGCAAAAATGCCTCTAGATTCATTCACCCGTACATCACAGATATACTGGCGTGGGTCCTTTGCCATCCGTGCGTCTATCTCTAGTCCAAGTATTTGAGAAAGCATCTGAATATCTCCTTTAGGCCCTGCAAGCTGTTCTTGAAGTGCTGCCGAGGCACATGCAATCACCACAGGTTTCCCACTGAAGCGAGCATAGGCAATTGCTGTCAATAAGTAAGCGAATGTCTTGCCTGTGCCAAGTCCAGCTTCAGCTAAATGAACTTTTTTATTGCAGACTGCATCTGCCAGTTGAAATGCAGTAAATATTTGTTCCTCCCGAACCTCATATCCGTGTTTTGGCAGGATATCATAAAAAACTTCGCCAATCCATTCCGTTAATTTTATTGAAAATTCTTCTTTTTTATTGTAATCAAAGAGTGCTTTTTGTCTTGTTGTCATGTTTGCTCCCTCCAGATTTGCTATACGAATTTTATCAAAGACCGTAAGACATCATTCCATCCCTTAGAAGGATAGAATCATTGTATCCATTCTTAATTAGATTTGACACTAAAAAAAGAACCTTTTATTTAAGGTTCTTTCAATATTGTGTCCCCAAAAGTGATGTCTTATTAAGGCTACTGGCCATAACCTTTTTTGATGCTGTCTAAAATACTATAAATCCAATCCCACATATATATTTTCCAATCCTAACGACCTTTTTTATAAAATATACATAAGTATTCCAACAGTACAGATACCGGTTATAACCGTCACCAGCATGTTTTTTGAAATATGTGCTGATAAAATTGTAATCACTGAAGCGATGATATACTTATTATTAAAGGAAATATCAATATTGCCTTCTTTGATAAAAATAGCTGGAACAATTAAAGAGGTCAATACTGCAGGGGCAATAAAGCTCATGAATTTCGTCAATTTCGGAGAGATTTCTCCTTTGCCGGAAATAATCATTAAGGGGAAACGTGTGCAATATGTGGCAAGCCCGGCACCCAGTATGATTAATATCATTTTAATGCTCACAATCAGCACCTCCCTTCATCAAATCCTCTTTTACATCTTTCATCGGTAACTCAGATGCTAGATATCCTGTCAAGCTTGCTAATATTCCCGCGATGATTATATACCACTTACCGGGGAGCAATTGGCTTCCGGTGATGGAAACAACGGCTGAAGCTACTACTGTAACAACAGTTGGAAAATCTTTTATCATAGGTACAATCATACCTATAAATGCAGCCACAAAAGCGAAATCAAAAATATAATTCAGCTGACTTGAAATGATGTTACCAAAAAAGTAGCCGGTAATCCCCGCCGATCCCCAGAATACATAAATGTTCAAACCGCTTCCAAGGAAATAATGACCACTAGCTCTGCCGGTCTGGAAATGGCTGTATGTTACAGCATAGCTTTCATCTGTCATAAAAAAAGAATTGATCATTTTCATCTTGTTGGATTCATGTTTTAGATAGGGTGATATGGAGGCTGCCAGCAAAAAATGTCTCAGGTTAATGATAAGGACAGTTATTATTACCGACAACGGGTTACTCCCAATTGCCACCATCTGTACAGCAGTCATCTGGGCAGCTCCTGCAAAAACAAATGCAGACATGGCTATCGTCTCAAATATTGAAAGTCCAGCTTTAGATGCCATCACCCCATAAACGACTCCATAAATAGAAGTACTTATCCCTAGAGGAATCGTATCCATAAAACCTTTCATCAATTCTTTAATTTTTTGTTCCGTTTTCATTGTTATCACATCCTTTATTTTATCTGAATATCAGCAACAGCATATAGCGTTGCTGATCCACTGATTTTTACGCTATCTCCACAATATTTACAGTATAATGTTCCTCCTCGTTTTGAGAGCTGTCTTGCTACCGTTTCATTATTAATCTCTCCTTTATTTACATACAATCTATGTTTAAAGCAAATTTTATCATTGTCTTTGTATGCTTTCAATGGTAAAATTGTATGCAATACAATTTTAGGAGGTTTTGTGATGCCAGTAAATTCTTTTGAAAATTACCCAATGACCTGGAAGCCTAATAAAGACCAGCTTACAACGCCACTATACCTTTCTATTGCAAATTTATTAGAATACGATATTATCAATGGTTATCTTGCCCCCAACACAAAACTACCACCTCAGCGAGAGCTGGCAGATTATCTGGACATCAACCTTAGCACTATAACAAGGGCATTTAAAATTTGCGAATTAAAGGGATTAATTTATGCTAAAACTGGGAAAGGAACTTTTGTTGCACCAAATGCAGGTACAACAATTACAATCGTTGATAGTGAAGTAGAAAAAAACTACATAGAAATGGGACTTATTAAACCTTTTGATCAGTTTAACCTTCTTGTCGTAGAAACAGCAAAAAGCATTTTGGCTAAAGGATATTTGGAAAAGTTGTTAGACTATAGCCACCCTTTAGGCACCCCCTACCATAAAATGTCTGCTGGAAAATGGTTGAAAAAATACAATATGGATGCAGATATTGAAAACATCGCCATCACCTCTGGTGCTCAGAACTCCGTCACTCTGACCTTAATTTCTCTTTTTCACTCCGGAGATAAGATTGCGGTTGACATGTATACCTATCCCAATTTTATCGCATTAGCCAATATGCTAAATATTCAATTGATTCCTATAAAGGGAGACCCCCTTGGAATGAAACCTGAGGAGCTAGATGCACAGTGTAAATTAAATAACATACAAGGTATCTACCTGACACCTTCTTGCAATAATCCAACGGCAATTTTAATGAATATGGAACGTAGACAGGAAATTGCAAGCGTTATAAAAAAGAATAACCTTATCTTAATAGAGGACGACATTTATGCTTTTCTTGCTCCACAAAATTATCTTCCTATCACTTGTTTTGCACCTGAACAATCTATTTATATCAGCAGTGTCTCAAAGTCTTTGTGTTCAGGAATGCGAGTAGCCTTTATGTTCTACCCTAAAAAATATTCGTCAAACATCATCCGTGGAATTTATAATATAAATGTAAAAACCTCTGCACTAAATATAGAGATTATTGCAGAAATAATTAATACTGGAATGGCGGACAAAATAGTTGAAGAGAAGATATCCATTGCAAAAGAAAGAAACGAAATTTATAAAAAATATTTTCAAATTGAAAACCCAAATGAAAATCCCATCAGTTTTTTTCGCTGGCTTCCGTTGCGTCAAAAATTTAATGCAAATCAATTTGAAAAAAACGCTTTAGCACAGGGCATTAAGATTTATCATTCAAATCGCTTTTTAGTTGGAAATTATGAGGAAAAACAATTTTTACGTGTATCTCTTTCCTCTATGGCTGATTCTAATGAATTAGAAAAGGGATTAGACATATTAAAAAATATCTTGCTTGAACCAAAGGATAAATCAAATATAAATTCATTGATCATATAGAAATTTAGACGGACGTCCTCCATCATTTATTGATATATGCATTATAATTACTCCACTTATAGGTTTCTATTCTTTCTGCTATTTCTAAAAAGATAACTCCAACTTATCATTGGAGTTATCTTTTTACATTCTTAGATATGAAGCATTTCTTTTATGGTGGCTTTCATATCCTGTTTTTCACATACAGTTCTATGTAAAATCTCTTTTTTATCCAGATCCTTTATTGGTGTTGGAATTTGTAGTCCTGTATGCTCCGATAAAACTTTAATCAACTCAAATTCATCTTTTCCCTCATTTGTTTCTGATAAAGCACCAATCACACTTTTTGTGAATTTATAGGGGCTTGCGGTAGATACAATCACTGTTTTGCTTGTATCCTTGGTCTCTTCCTTGTATTGTTCATACACCTTATAGGCAACCGCCGTATGGGTATCCATTACATATTTTGATTCATTGTATACCCTCTTAATGGTTTCTAGGGTTTGCTCATCTGTTGTATAGCCACCATAAAAACCCTTCAAGTTTTCCTTCATTTTAGGGGTTATCTCATATTTATTTTCTGTCTCTAACTGTCCCATGATTCTATTGATCAAGCCTTCGTCTCCCTCACTCAGTTCATATAATAATCTTTCTAGATTACTTGAAATCAAGATATCCATGGATGGGGAATTCGTAATAATAAACTTCCTATTAATATCATATATCCCACTGTTAATAAAGTCATACAAGACATTGTTTTCATTAGAAGCGCATATTAGTTTGTTGATGGGCAAGCCCATTTTTTTTGCATAATATCCCGCCAATATATTTCCAAAATTGCCAGTAGGCACTACAAAGTTGATTGTTTCCCCTTCCTTTATTTCCCCTCTTTTGAGTAATTGGCCATAGGTATAAACATAATAAACCACTTGAGGAACCAGTCTTCCTATATTAATAGAATTAGCCGAGGAAAAAATATGATTACTTTCATTCATTTCCCTATTGAAGGCACCATCATTGAATATTTCCTTTACCCCTCTTTGAGCGTCATCAAAGTTTCCTTTTATGGCTATCGTGTGGGTATTTTTCCCTTCTTGGGTGGTCATCTGCCTTTTTTGAATCTCACTAACTCCTTTTTCAGGATAAAATATAATGACTTCTGTATTCTCTACATCTGCAAATCCTTCTAGTGCAGCTTTTCCTGTATCTCCGGAGGTTGCCGCAAGAATTACAATTTTTTTATTTTCTCCCATTTTTTTTGCAGCGGTGGTTAATAGATGGGGAAGTATGGACAGGGCCATATCTTTAAAAGCTAGAGTCTTCCCATGATATAATTCTAAGAAATATACATCCTTTTCTTTTGCTAAAGGGGCTATTTCCGATGTCTCAAACTTTTCATCATAAGCTTTTTCAATAGCATCTTTTAACTCTTGCTCTGTATAGTCTTCTAAATATTTTTTTAGAATGTAAAAAGCAACTTCTTTGTAGTCCATTTCTGCAATTTCACTTAATTTGACGTCAAGCGTAGGAAAATCCACCGGTACATATAGACCTTTATCTCCAGCCAACCCTTGTAAAATAGCTTGTGCCGATCCTATACTTTCAGCATTTCCTCTCGTACTTTTATACTTAATTGTCATTTGTTTCTCACCCCATATTTTTTATTGATATTATTTTTACCTTATAGTATATCATCTAACGCCTTAATCTACTATATAAATTATTTTTTACTAAAGCTAAATTATTGTACAATATATAGATACTATAGATGCGCGCTTCTAAAGTTAAATTTTAATATACACGGTCTACAGTTTCACCTTACCTAAAAAATCTAATCAAGGACTGCAAATAAGCAGTAAATCGCCCACTGAAAAAAGTGTATATTTTTCAGTGGGCGCATCCTGCCTAAATTTTCTATTATAGACTAAAATCTATTATCGTTGTTAATTGACTCTTTTCAATTTTTTCCTTCTTTTCTTCTTCTATAACAAGTACATTAATTTTAGCCTGATATTTTCCTGATGTTAATTTTTCTCCTTCTTTATTGGTCATATCCCATTCATCTTGCCATTTTATAGCTTCACCTGGGTTAATGTTTTTAAATATAAGTGCTAGTGTAAAGAATTTGTCATCTGAGTATCTGTATACTTCTTCATCTTCCTCATTAACAATCACTATTTCGAACTGTTGTCCAGAACCAAATTGAAGCTCCTTTGGTTCAGTATAGTGGCTCATTAATTCGAAATCAAACACTACCTTGTCATCTTTGATTACATAGCTTCCTTTCGTCTCAAACTTTCCTTCTGCAATAGGTAGACCTTCTGAATCAATATCGCTTATATTACTACTTTCGATCATCATCACCCTTGAAGAATTATCCCAATCCACTTTAGCTCCTAATGTTTCAGTAACAAAACGACCTGGAATAAAAGTGCGTCCCCCCACAATTTTTGCTTTAACTCCTAGTTTTATCCTTTCCTCTTTTAATTCTCCATCAATATTTTTGGTTATTTTTGCAGTATCCTCACCAATTACTAATTCAATTCTTATATCTTCCGCATAAATTTTCACAGTACTTTCTTCTGGATACCATTCAACTTTAGCACCTAATTTTTCCATAACCCCCCGTAGAGGTATTAATGTACGATCATTTTCAATAAATGGCTCTACATCTAATTGTAAAAATTCACCATTTACTTGAATTTTTACGCCACTATCTTCTTTTATCCTTTGACTTTTAAGTTCAAGGGTTGATTCACTAACATGAATAACACCTATGTCTATAGCATCTATCTCTATTGGCAATATAGACGCTTGCTGGCCTTCAACAATCTTAACCTGATCTTTGCCAAATATGCCATATAAATATTGGGCACTTTCTTCATTATAAGGCGTTATGCCTATTTCAACATAATCATCAAATGCTCCTGTATATGTAACGGCAAAACCCTTCTTTTCGATTTCTTTAACATGATCTTTAAAAAGATATCTATCTATCTCTTTTTGCTTTTGGATCATTTCTCCACTGATTTCCCTTGGTTCCTGCCTTAAATCTGATACTGAAGTATCTAGTAAATCTACCGGCAATCTCTTCATATCTATTACCTGATTTAAATCAATTTCAATCATATCAGATGGCAATATTGACGGCTGTACTCCTCCATTGGCTAAAACCATGTTAGATGACAATGCCGTAAAACATATACCTAAAGTAAGCGTCTTTATAAGTTTTGATTTTATCATATACTATTCCTCCTTATTATCTTATCTCTTTTTTTGCTGTTCATTATGTTAGACGAATGAAATTAATTTTTGTTCCCAATATTGTTTAAAAGTTTTTAACAAATCCACTAGATATGCTAAGGAGAATCTACGCATGATTTCATAATCCTTCCTTTTTGGAGGTTCAACAATAACAGTTAGCATATTTAATAGATGTTGAAAGTATATGGCATAGAGGGTGTATTTTATACTGGAATAGATTCACCTCAAAACTTATATGTGTCTAAAAAAAGTATCAAGCAAAAATAATATAAGGCTGAAATGAAATTCTGCAGAAGAACTTTTCCTTGTATTGACAAATATACAATAAAATGCTATTGTATATTTAAAAATAAAGAAAGGTGGTGTCTGTTTGTCAGTTCTTCTATAAGGCTTTTTCTTAGGTTATATTTATGAGAAGGGTAATCGTCCTTCTGATTTGTTATGCCAAAGTGCCTTATAGAAAACTGGTGAATAGATACCTGTTTTATGAATGAAAGCAGGTGCGCTTATTAGTGTATCTGTTTTTTCCTGTAAGGCACTAACCCAACAGGAAAGGAATGTTGATAATGAGTAAATATTTAAATACTGAATTTTTAAAAGAAAACATGATGGGCCCTAATGCTGTAAAGTTGTTGGAAGAACTCCTCCAAGGTTTACAATTCAATCCCAACATGCGGGTATTGGATCTTGGTTGCGGTAAAGGGTTAACTTCAATTTATCTTGCAGAGAAATTCAATGTCAATGTCTTTGCGATGGATTTATGGATTTCAGCTTCTGAGAACTTTCAACGATTTCAAAAAATCGGTATGGATCATAAAATCATCCCTATTCATGCAGATGCATTGTGTCCTCCCTTCGCAGATGAATACTTTGACGCTGTGATTAGCGTAGATTCCTATCACTACTTTGGTCGTGATGCGCAATATCTTGATGCACATTTAGCCCCTCTTGTTAAAAAAGGGGGCATGATTGCCCTAGCCTTCCCAGGACTAAAAAAAGAACTGGATACATTGCCTGTCGAAATGGCGCTGTCCTGGACAGCCGAAGATATAGAGACAATGCATAGCTGTCCATGGTGGCAGAAACTTTTACAACAGTCTAAAATGCTTGAAATCATCTCTATCACAGAAATGAATTGCTTTGAAGAATGTTGGAATGACTGGTTGTCATGTGAAAACCAGTATGCTATTTTAGACCGCCCTGCTATGGATGCTGGAGCAGGCAAATATATGAACTTTATCTCAGTCATATGTAAACGCATATAATAAACTTAAACAACTGAAGGGCAGCGCTTGATCGCTGCCCTTCAGTTTAGGTCATACTGTTGTCTCTATTTTACAGTTTTCACCAACTTCTTTAATATTGAAAAATTTTATTCAAATTGTTAATCTGCTTATATATATATAATTAAGCTATAATTTTTTTTTGCCTTAATTACTTATTTGCTCTAATTTCATTTTATTATGAATCAACTTACAATGTTTAATCATATACTCCACAATTCTAGTTAAACCAATACCTGCACCGCACTTAAGGATATCCTTTTCCCCATAAAAAGTGCTTAAATTTCCGCCACCGGCAATTGCATACATATAGTCATCTATCCAAGCATCAAACAATAATGTTGTGTAGGCATCCCATGTTTTAGCAATATAAGGCACAATTTCTACTCTAAAGTTTTTATTTTGTTTTATAACATTTCTGTAAATATCTTTCAAATAGCTAATTCCAGTATTGGAAATATGATTTCCTGTAATCTCATGCAAAACCTCAAAGGACAACTCATTTGAGTTGCTTTTGGAAAATAATGTGTATATTTTTAAAGCAATTTCTTTATTTCCGCCCATTTTGATATATCTACTATAAAATTCCTCCCCATCTTCCTGACAAGTATCTATTAGAGAATAAATGCTACGGATTTCTTTTTGTGGTAAATCGGATACGATCCCTCCCAGTATTCTTTTATCTGCTATTCTAACTTTCATCCTGTCGATATCAAAAAGAGATAAGCAGTTAATTAGTGTTAAAAGAGCAGTTAAACTAAGCTCTTTTTCAGACAAACCAAAAATCTCATAGCCAATTTGCCAGAAGGATATTGTTTTTCCCTGCCTTACGCTGTCTTCTGTCTCATTTCTTAAAAATTCCTGAGAATAAAAAACCTTCCCTTCCCTCCTATCAAGCAATCCAGACCTATCCAAGTATTCATAAACTCTAAAAGTACCTTCAGGAGAAATAATGGTACTTTCTTTCCCGTTGCCTAATTCAAAGATAATGTCTCTAAAAGACTCTCCTAATATAGGTATGTTTTGTTCGTATATTGATTTTTTCGATAAGATACCACTATAAAAAAAATCATAGCCTAATTGTATTAGTTCCTGTTCAACCATATTCCGTGCCGCAAGAAAAGTAAAGGCATCTTGAGCAAACCACTCTTTTGTTCCATTTACAAGCATTTTATCGCTTCCTTTCTTTTGCTTCTTTCTCTAATTCTTGCAATCGTAATACAACCCCCAATAATTAAAATTGTACCAATTATAGAAAGTATATCTGGAATTTCCATCCAAAAAACAAATCCCCAAAATCCATTGAATGCAATACCTATATAGCGCACCACTTCTACTACTACAACAT
The sequence above is drawn from the Clostridium formicaceticum genome and encodes:
- a CDS encoding stalk domain-containing protein, coding for MIKSKLIKTLTLGICFTALSSNMVLANGGVQPSILPSDMIEIDLNQVIDMKRLPVDLLDTSVSDLRQEPREISGEMIQKQKEIDRYLFKDHVKEIEKKGFAVTYTGAFDDYVEIGITPYNEESAQYLYGIFGKDQVKIVEGQQASILPIEIDAIDIGVIHVSESTLELKSQRIKEDSGVKIQVNGEFLQLDVEPFIENDRTLIPLRGVMEKLGAKVEWYPEESTVKIYAEDIRIELVIGEDTAKITKNIDGELKEERIKLGVKAKIVGGRTFIPGRFVTETLGAKVDWDNSSRVMMIESSNISDIDSEGLPIAEGKFETKGSYVIKDDKVVFDFELMSHYTEPKELQFGSGQQFEIVIVNEEDEEVYRYSDDKFFTLALIFKNINPGEAIKWQDEWDMTNKEGEKLTSGKYQAKINVLVIEEEKKEKIEKSQLTTIIDFSL
- a CDS encoding SAM-dependent methyltransferase, with translation MSKYLNTEFLKENMMGPNAVKLLEELLQGLQFNPNMRVLDLGCGKGLTSIYLAEKFNVNVFAMDLWISASENFQRFQKIGMDHKIIPIHADALCPPFADEYFDAVISVDSYHYFGRDAQYLDAHLAPLVKKGGMIALAFPGLKKELDTLPVEMALSWTAEDIETMHSCPWWQKLLQQSKMLEIISITEMNCFEECWNDWLSCENQYAILDRPAMDAGAGKYMNFISVICKRI
- a CDS encoding AzlD domain-containing protein translates to MSIKMILIILGAGLATYCTRFPLMIISGKGEISPKLTKFMSFIAPAVLTSLIVPAIFIKEGNIDISFNNKYIIASVITILSAHISKNMLVTVITGICTVGILMYIL
- a CDS encoding AzlC family ABC transporter permease, translated to MKTEQKIKELMKGFMDTIPLGISTSIYGVVYGVMASKAGLSIFETIAMSAFVFAGAAQMTAVQMVAIGSNPLSVIITVLIINLRHFLLAASISPYLKHESNKMKMINSFFMTDESYAVTYSHFQTGRASGHYFLGSGLNIYVFWGSAGITGYFFGNIISSQLNYIFDFAFVAAFIGMIVPMIKDFPTVVTVVASAVVSITGSQLLPGKWYIIIAGILASLTGYLASELPMKDVKEDLMKGGADCEH
- a CDS encoding ATP phosphoribosyltransferase regulatory subunit produces the protein MLVNGTKEWFAQDAFTFLAARNMVEQELIQLGYDFFYSGILSKKSIYEQNIPILGESFRDIIFELGNGKESTIISPEGTFRVYEYLDRSGLLDRREGKVFYSQEFLRNETEDSVRQGKTISFWQIGYEIFGLSEKELSLTALLTLINCLSLFDIDRMKVRIADKRILGGIVSDLPQKEIRSIYSLIDTCQEDGEEFYSRYIKMGGNKEIALKIYTLFSKSNSNELSFEVLHEITGNHISNTGISYLKDIYRNVIKQNKNFRVEIVPYIAKTWDAYTTLLFDAWIDDYMYAIAGGGNLSTFYGEKDILKCGAGIGLTRIVEYMIKHCKLIHNKMKLEQISN
- a CDS encoding PLP-dependent aminotransferase family protein, which gives rise to MPVNSFENYPMTWKPNKDQLTTPLYLSIANLLEYDIINGYLAPNTKLPPQRELADYLDINLSTITRAFKICELKGLIYAKTGKGTFVAPNAGTTITIVDSEVEKNYIEMGLIKPFDQFNLLVVETAKSILAKGYLEKLLDYSHPLGTPYHKMSAGKWLKKYNMDADIENIAITSGAQNSVTLTLISLFHSGDKIAVDMYTYPNFIALANMLNIQLIPIKGDPLGMKPEELDAQCKLNNIQGIYLTPSCNNPTAILMNMERRQEIASVIKKNNLILIEDDIYAFLAPQNYLPITCFAPEQSIYISSVSKSLCSGMRVAFMFYPKKYSSNIIRGIYNINVKTSALNIEIIAEIINTGMADKIVEEKISIAKERNEIYKKYFQIENPNENPISFFRWLPLRQKFNANQFEKNALAQGIKIYHSNRFLVGNYEEKQFLRVSLSSMADSNELEKGLDILKNILLEPKDKSNINSLII
- a CDS encoding ATP-dependent DNA helicase → MTTRQKALFDYNKKEEFSIKLTEWIGEVFYDILPKHGYEVREEQIFTAFQLADAVCNKKVHLAEAGLGTGKTFAYLLTAIAYARFSGKPVVIACASAALQEQLAGPKGDIQMLSQILGLEIDARMAKDPRQYICDVRVNESRGIFADQSNTMSDEIHQWLKETNRGERSEMPLIPDPVWKQIGWNESMSCDICSSRGFCKLVKAREHYRPAKDLIIADHEIFFHDLWTRDERIDDGKLPILPSYSAVIFDEGHKVILPAAMQAGQQVVKESIDNMILTLEQIQGARESLISIVVALEQASSDFFIRLNRCVITDEYSNRLALQVDNVLFELADVLHKALDRLLLEIQIEQELYLESLPGSLLQTFEIQIEKAIMALGKFCRNKSRDVISWIDRLDGSFWVVPRNLSKMLDIHLFQKGLPVVFTSATLSNEGDFSYFTRMLGLKKPSSSTVGSSFDIEKQVVVYLPQCLSGGCEDVRFSLGIKQLVSLLKLNGGSALVLTNSLDEVGKIREGFEDYQLPFEILWEDKGERGYLVRKFREEVSSVLIGASFWEGIDVPGEALSLLIVWQLPFPSLDPLIEVQRKEASKEGLDPMTTVDYPEMGLKLKQGCGRLIRTKDDQGAVAIMEPVIGAPWEKVVMGALPPGAKIRTIEDLLGNIKE